GTAGAACATTTTGCGGAAAATTGGAAGGAATAAGATACGTGAAACTTTAGTTCAAAGATACAGCGACAGTCCAGGACTTCATTTCCTTGTCCTTGGCTGTCGCTGTTTCAATTCTAGGCTTCACGGCGGCCCAGCTGCTATTCCAGGTTCGCGTGATTGTTGTACATGGCCGTACCTTGCAGCTTCTGCTGCTGCATCAGATTCAGGACGATCGTATCCAGCAGAAGCAGAAGGCTTTGCTCGAACAAGGTGCCCATCGGCTGGCTGGAGCCTCCGGAAGTGCTGTCTTTGGTGACGGCAGGGATTGTTACCCGGGAGGATGCTGCGGCGCCTAAGGTTGATTCCGGCATAATGGTCACAACGCCAACGGCTGCGCCGATGCTTTGGGCTTTGGCCGCCATGCTTGTCAGCGTTTTGGTCTCGCCGGAGCCCGAGCCGATGAGCAGCAGATCCCCTTCGGCAATGCCCGGCGTAACGGTCTCGCCTACGACGTAAGCGCGGAAGCCCATATGCATCAGGCGCATGGCAAATGCCCGCATCATCAGCCCGGAACGTCCGGCACCGGCAACGAAAATTTTGTCCGCTTCCGTTATCCGCTTCGTTAGAGCTTCGATCTCGCTAGGCTTAACGGCCTCAAGCGTGCGTTCCAGCTCTTGAAGAATGGAGGAAGCTGCGCTCAGCGTACTCATTGGTTATTACCCTTTGATCAGCTGCTGCATTTGAGCGGCAACCGCCTGCTTGTCCTCGGCGCCGGTAATGCCGCCGCCTACGATAACCAGATCCGGCTGGGCGCGGATGACTTCCGGCAGGGTTTGAAGCTTGATGCCGCCTGCGATCGCGGTTTTTGCCTGCTTCACGACGCGTTTAATCGTAGCCAGATCCTCGAACGAGTTTTTGCCGTCTGCCTGATGATCGTAACCGGAATGAACGCAGATATAATCAACGCCAAGGTTATCGATTTCCGCCGCGCGCGCGGCAATGTCTTTTACGTTGATCATGTCGACCATAATCTTTTTGTTCTGTTTGCGGGCTTCATCAACCGCGCCTTTAATCGTGGAATCGTCGGATACGCCAAGAACGGTGATAATGTCGGCGCCTGCTTCGGAAGCCTTCATCACTTCATAACCGCCGGCATCCATAATTTTCAGGTCGGCCAGTACTTTAAGCGACGGGAATTCGTCTTTGATTTCTTTAACGGCGCGAAGCCCTTCGTTAATGACAACGGGGGTGCCAATCTCAACGATATCGATATAAGGGGCAACCTCTTTTACGACTTCCTTTGCCTCCGGGATGTTAACCAGGTCAAGTGCCAATTGCAGTTCCATAATAGGAATCTCTCCTTTATTTTGGGTGTTGAAAGCGATGAGTTCATATTAGGGCGATACCGAATTTAATGGAAGTACGCACTTTCAAGTAAGTCCGTATCCTGCAGGAAACTATGAA
This region of Paenibacillus sp. JDR-2 genomic DNA includes:
- the hxlA gene encoding 3-hexulose-6-phosphate synthase, with the protein product MELQLALDLVNIPEAKEVVKEVAPYIDIVEIGTPVVINEGLRAVKEIKDEFPSLKVLADLKIMDAGGYEVMKASEAGADIITVLGVSDDSTIKGAVDEARKQNKKIMVDMINVKDIAARAAEIDNLGVDYICVHSGYDHQADGKNSFEDLATIKRVVKQAKTAIAGGIKLQTLPEVIRAQPDLVIVGGGITGAEDKQAVAAQMQQLIKG
- the hxlB gene encoding 6-phospho-3-hexuloisomerase, giving the protein MSTLSAASSILQELERTLEAVKPSEIEALTKRITEADKIFVAGAGRSGLMMRAFAMRLMHMGFRAYVVGETVTPGIAEGDLLLIGSGSGETKTLTSMAAKAQSIGAAVGVVTIMPESTLGAAASSRVTIPAVTKDSTSGGSSQPMGTLFEQSLLLLLDTIVLNLMQQQKLQGTAMYNNHANLE